In Pseudomonas sp. MM213, a genomic segment contains:
- a CDS encoding DUF4123 domain-containing protein: protein MIGATPQWLLLDVPSAAQASAALHQVFAQAQWFWLFEGTELQALREDGPVLIDLRTCPALAELCYSQTQVWRGLLIVSEVSSSQLLEHLRRMLIVSCGLHHRALLSYYNPNTASYFFDACDARELSRWLGPISQLHWFGGSWADRAIGSEGWQQLLNPGLAVSPLAVEESLSPRQRETLQTCLLEQHAWHWSQSIGADFSSLWSHVQEGLALGFSERPVLDGWLWLRLQNPRASLVQPLSGLTQQERLDSLRKCWQNNQPQ from the coding sequence ATGATTGGCGCAACCCCGCAATGGCTGTTGCTGGATGTCCCGAGTGCAGCCCAAGCGAGCGCAGCACTGCATCAGGTGTTCGCGCAGGCCCAGTGGTTCTGGTTGTTCGAGGGCACCGAATTGCAGGCGCTGCGCGAAGACGGCCCGGTACTCATTGACCTTCGAACGTGCCCGGCACTGGCCGAGTTGTGCTACAGCCAAACGCAGGTCTGGCGTGGCTTGCTGATCGTCAGCGAGGTGTCGTCCTCACAGTTGCTGGAGCATTTGCGCCGCATGCTCATCGTCTCTTGCGGGCTGCACCATCGAGCCTTGTTGAGTTATTACAACCCGAACACGGCCAGTTACTTTTTCGATGCCTGTGATGCCCGGGAATTGAGTCGCTGGCTGGGCCCGATCAGCCAGTTGCACTGGTTCGGCGGGTCCTGGGCCGATCGCGCGATCGGCAGCGAGGGCTGGCAGCAGTTGCTCAACCCGGGGCTCGCCGTCAGCCCGCTGGCGGTCGAAGAAAGCCTCAGCCCTCGACAGCGCGAAACCCTGCAAACCTGCCTGCTGGAGCAGCATGCCTGGCACTGGAGCCAATCCATCGGGGCCGATTTCAGCAGCCTGTGGTCCCATGTGCAGGAAGGGCTGGCGCTGGGTTTCAGTGAGCGGCCGGTACTCGATGGCTGGTTATGGCTGCGCCTGCAGAACCCCCGAGCTTCGCTGGTGCAGCCGTTGTCGGGGCTTACGCAGCAGGAGCGTCTCGATAGCCTGCGCAAATGCTGGCAGAACAATCAGCCTCAATGA
- a CDS encoding contractile injection system protein, VgrG/Pvc8 family: MFDPVNEPSFRLDVAGLPDPFEVLAFTGREAISEPFVFDVDLLINDPKLDLASLLYRPAVLHFGPEGSAFHGQLHELVQRDHGPSVRLCHVRLGPKLTCLSQRFSQRIFSTLSVPEILSQVLKEHGITGRDRRFELTGDYPPRDFCTQYRESDLQFLQRLCAQERLHYHFEHQSDGHCVVFGDGHGHFRLGETAVFAVGQASPAVRRFQLQAEQRTAQSAEGCTDLPTLRSGQLMPLSGHPVADWNHLWLLTHVDHQGSQDPLVPYSNQIRAIHWELPFVSPHCAVKPRMHSLQRAWVVDVDEPRPDPSRPIAVQFDWLYQGEGATPSHCWLPLAAELEGPTASPLSEGTEVVVSFIEGDPDQPLICGFLHAPSSVEEVEEPSPPEDGSPHDGLLELLRSGEPLVLLCLLPGGGSFSHCPQALCTCRAATLFGQSGAA, encoded by the coding sequence ATGTTCGATCCAGTCAACGAACCTTCATTTCGTCTGGATGTAGCCGGTCTGCCCGACCCTTTCGAAGTCCTGGCCTTTACCGGTAGAGAAGCGATCAGCGAGCCCTTTGTGTTCGATGTGGATCTGCTGATCAATGACCCGAAGCTGGACCTCGCTAGCCTGCTGTACCGCCCGGCCGTTTTGCATTTCGGGCCAGAGGGCAGCGCTTTCCATGGCCAACTGCATGAACTGGTCCAGCGTGACCATGGTCCGAGCGTCAGGCTTTGCCACGTGCGTCTGGGGCCGAAGCTGACGTGCCTGTCCCAGCGTTTCAGCCAGCGGATTTTCAGTACGTTGTCGGTGCCCGAGATCCTCAGCCAGGTGCTCAAGGAACACGGCATTACCGGCAGGGACCGACGCTTCGAATTGACTGGCGATTACCCGCCCCGTGATTTCTGCACGCAGTATCGGGAATCGGATCTGCAGTTTCTCCAGCGCCTGTGTGCCCAGGAACGTCTTCACTACCATTTCGAGCATCAGAGCGATGGGCATTGCGTGGTGTTCGGTGACGGCCACGGGCATTTTCGTCTCGGCGAAACCGCGGTGTTCGCGGTCGGGCAAGCTTCTCCTGCGGTGCGCCGGTTTCAGCTTCAGGCAGAGCAACGCACCGCGCAAAGTGCCGAAGGTTGCACGGACCTGCCGACGCTGCGCAGCGGTCAGTTGATGCCCTTGTCTGGCCATCCGGTCGCCGATTGGAATCATCTGTGGTTGCTGACCCATGTCGACCATCAGGGCAGTCAGGATCCATTGGTCCCGTACAGCAACCAGATCCGTGCGATTCACTGGGAGTTGCCTTTCGTCTCGCCGCATTGCGCGGTGAAACCACGGATGCACAGCCTGCAACGAGCCTGGGTGGTCGACGTGGATGAGCCACGGCCCGATCCTTCCAGACCGATTGCTGTGCAGTTTGACTGGCTCTATCAGGGCGAAGGCGCGACGCCCAGTCATTGTTGGCTGCCGTTGGCGGCTGAGCTGGAAGGGCCGACCGCCTCGCCACTGAGCGAAGGGACCGAGGTGGTGGTGAGCTTTATCGAGGGCGATCCGGATCAGCCGTTGATATGCGGGTTTCTTCACGCGCCGTCGTCGGTCGAAGAGGTTGAGGAGCCCAGCCCGCCTGAGGACGGATCACCCCATGACGGCTTGCTGGAACTCCTGCGCTCGGGCGAGCCCTTGGTGTTGTTGTGCCTGTTGCCCGGCGGCGGCAGCTTCAGTCACTGCCCGCAGGCGCTTTGCACCTGTCGGGCGGCGACGCTGTTTGGCCAGAGCGGTGCGGCATGA